The Nicotiana tomentosiformis chromosome 2, ASM39032v3, whole genome shotgun sequence genome includes the window GGTCGAAGAAGAAAACATAAATTCTGCCTTGTAATTGCCAGTTTCAACCAGATCGTATATGAACACCAATGGCAACTATCAAGATTGTATAAATACAGAAGAATAAGATGGCATGGACAAGGATTGAAATTCCACTAGTGTACATGTTCCCGAACTCAATCACCCGAGTCCTCGCCGGTAACTGG containing:
- the LOC104100867 gene encoding uncharacterized protein, coding for MVADWGPVVVAVAMFILLSPGLLFQLPARTRVIEFGNMYTSGISILVHAILFFCIYTILIVAIGVHIRSG